In one Kitasatospora cineracea genomic region, the following are encoded:
- a CDS encoding small basic family protein: MIAVLGLVIGVIVGVFVQPEVPNAVVPYLPIAVVAALDAVFGGVRAMLDGIFDDKVFVVSFLSNVVVAALIVFLGDQLGVGSQLSTGVVVVLGIRIFSNAAAIRRHVFRA, from the coding sequence GTGATTGCCGTACTGGGTCTGGTGATCGGCGTGATCGTCGGCGTGTTCGTGCAGCCGGAGGTGCCGAACGCGGTGGTGCCGTACCTGCCGATCGCGGTGGTGGCGGCGCTGGACGCGGTGTTCGGCGGCGTGCGGGCGATGCTGGACGGGATCTTCGACGACAAGGTCTTCGTGGTGTCGTTCCTGTCGAACGTCGTGGTGGCGGCGCTGATCGTGTTCCTGGGCGACCAGTTGGGCGTGGGGTCGCAGCTGTCCACCGGCGTGGTGGTGGTGCTGGGCATCCGGATCTTCTCGAACGCTGCGGCGATCCGCCGGCACGTGTTCAGGGCGTAG
- a CDS encoding DUF881 domain-containing protein, giving the protein MPASPTPSDPEGRFRRPDASMSLLTTVMEHSLDDGYAEAARARGAEGSSRLPSTAKGRLVLGLGLALAAVVVTVGAVSTHAAAPVLAKERDALVSRVNDANKAADELQRQVEADRDKVERAQDAALQSGDDSGAEQLAARTGTGAITGPGIKLVIDDASGSGSGGNVSDPRNTGSYGKDGRVKDHDLQYAVNGLWLAGAEAVSVNGQRLTALSAIRAAGDAILVDNRPLVPPYTVLAIGDGPRLAQAFQDNEGGRYLKIIQESYGIRSTVSTQKSLTLPAALGVTLRVAGPEASAEASAEPSGSPSPSASGSGSALPTAPPSGAVSGSPSGAPSKSTRSTATKSTSTSTSTSTGTGAATP; this is encoded by the coding sequence ATGCCAGCATCGCCGACGCCGAGTGACCCGGAGGGGCGCTTCCGCCGCCCGGACGCCTCGATGTCCCTGCTGACCACGGTCATGGAGCACTCGCTCGACGACGGGTACGCGGAGGCGGCCCGGGCCCGTGGGGCGGAGGGCAGTTCGCGGCTGCCGTCGACGGCCAAGGGGCGGCTGGTGCTGGGCCTGGGCCTGGCGCTGGCGGCGGTCGTGGTGACGGTCGGGGCGGTGAGCACGCACGCCGCGGCGCCCGTGCTGGCGAAGGAGCGGGACGCCCTGGTCAGCCGGGTGAACGACGCCAACAAGGCGGCGGACGAGCTGCAGCGGCAGGTCGAGGCGGACCGCGACAAGGTCGAGCGGGCCCAGGACGCGGCGCTGCAGAGCGGCGACGACAGCGGGGCGGAGCAGCTGGCGGCGCGGACCGGGACGGGGGCGATCACCGGGCCGGGCATCAAGCTGGTGATCGACGACGCGTCCGGGAGCGGTTCGGGCGGCAACGTCAGCGATCCGCGGAACACCGGCAGCTACGGCAAGGACGGGCGGGTCAAGGACCACGACCTGCAGTACGCCGTGAACGGGCTGTGGCTGGCCGGCGCGGAGGCGGTGTCCGTGAACGGGCAGCGGCTGACCGCGCTGTCGGCGATCCGGGCGGCCGGTGACGCGATCCTGGTGGACAACCGGCCGCTGGTGCCGCCGTACACGGTGCTGGCGATCGGGGACGGGCCGCGGCTGGCGCAGGCCTTCCAGGACAACGAGGGCGGCCGCTACCTGAAGATCATCCAGGAGAGCTACGGGATCCGTTCGACGGTGTCGACGCAGAAGTCGTTGACGCTGCCGGCCGCGCTGGGCGTGACGCTCCGGGTGGCCGGGCCGGAGGCGTCCGCGGAGGCGTCGGCCGAGCCGTCGGGGTCGCCGTCGCCGTCGGCGTCCGGTTCGGGGTCCGCCCTCCCGACGGCCCCGCCGTCCGGCGCGGTGTCGGGTTCGCCCTCGGGGGCGCCGTCGAAGTCCACGCGGTCGACCGCGACGAAGTCCACTTCCACTTCCACTTCCACTTCCACCGGAACAGGAGCTGCTACACCGTGA